CGTTCTCAAGGAAAGGAATCATGGCAGTTGCAACGGAAAATACCATCTTCGGAGAAACGTCCATAAGGTCGATGTTTTTCCTCTGGAATTCGGAGGTTTCTTCACGGAAACGTCCGGAAATATTCTTATGGATGAAATGGCCTTCGTCATCAAGAGGCTCATTCGCCTGTGCAACCACGAAATTATCTTCTTCGTCAGCAGTCAGGTAAACAACTTCATCAGTAACCACCGGATTCTGGGCATTGGTCTTATCTACCACCCGGTAAGGAGCTTCTACAAATCCGTACTGATTTACTCTCGCGTAAGTTGCAAGGGAGTTGATCAGACCGATGTTAGGACCTTCCGGTGTCTCAATCGGGCACATACGTCCATAATGGGTATAGTGAACGTCTCGGACCTCAAATCCGGCACGATCTCTGGAAAGACCGCCAGGTCCCAATGCGGATAAACGTCTCTTATGGGTCAGCTCTGCCAGCGGGTTATTCTGATCCATGAACTGTGACAGCTGGGAACTTCCAAAGAATTCCTTTACTGCTGCAGTAACAGGCTTGATATTGATCAGGGATTGAGGTGTGATGCCATCCATATCCTGTGTTGTCATACGTTCCCTGACCACACGTTCCATTCTGGAAAGACCGATGCGGTACTGGTTCTGCAAAAGCTCGCCAACAGCACGGATTCTACGGTTTCCCAAATGGTCGATATCATCGGCCGCTCCCACTTCTTCTTCCAGGTGCATGTTGTAATTGATGGAAGCCAGAATATCTTCCTTTGTAATATGCTTTGGAATCAGTTCATTTATATTTCTGTGAAGGGCTTTCTTAAGGGTTTCTTCATCCTCGCTGCCAGCTTCTGCCAGGATTTTTTCAAGTGCAGGATAGAATACTAACTCTGTAATACCCGCTTCCTTTGGATCAAAATTCACAAAAGAAGCCAGATCAACCATTAAGTTAGAAAGAACTTTTTGCTTGCGCTCCACTCCTTCCAGCCAGACAAAAGGAACAGCCGCATTCTGAATATCGGTTGCAAGCTGCTTGTCTACTGTGGTTCCAGCCTCTGCCAGAATTTCCCCGGTTGTGGTGTCAACCACATCCTCAGCAAGAACATGGCCTGTAATGCGGTTTTTGAAATGAAGCTTTTTATTGAACTTATATCTTCCGACCTTTGCAAGATCGTATCTTCTGGGGTCAAAAAACATACTATTTAACAAACTTTCAGCACTATCAACAGATAAAGGCTCACCTGGGCGGATCTTCTTATATAACTCCAATAAGCCATCCTGGTAATTATCGGAAGTATCCTTACCAAAGCTGGCTAATAATTTTGGTTCTTCACCGAACAGTTCAATGATCTCTGCGTTGGTACCAAAGCCCAGAGCACGGATCAGCACGGTTACAGGAACCTTTCTGGTTCTGTCTACACGTACGTAGAAGATGTCGTTGGAGTCTGTTTCGTACTCCAGCCATGCACCCCTGTTGGGGATTACCGTGCAGGCATAAAGCTCCTTCCCTACCTTGTCATGTTCAATGCCATAATATATACCTGGGGAACGTACCAACTGGCTAACAATAACTCGCTCGGCACCGTTGATCACAAAGGAACCGGTATCTGTCATAAGCGGAAGATCGCCCATGAAGATCTCATGTTCATTAATCTCATCTTTATCTTTATTGCAAAGCCTTACCTTTACCTTTAAAGGAGCCGCATAAGTTGCATCTCTTTCCTTGCATTCTTCTATTGTGTACTTGATATCATCTTTACATAATGTAAAGTTGACAAACTCAAGACTTAAGTGTCCTGCAAAGTCTGCAATCGGAGAGATGTCTTCAAAGACTTCCTTTAATCCTTCATCAAGGAACCACTGATAGGAATTCTTTTGAATCTCAATCAGGTTAGGCATCTCAAGCACTTCTTTTTGTCTTGAGAAGCTCATTCTCAGGCTCTTACCGGCTGGGACCGGACGCATTCTGCTTTTCTCCATTGACGTTTCACCCCTGTTTTCTTTCTAATCGTTTCTGTTTTTGGGCATAAATGTGCCTTCAAGGCACACAAATCCACAATAGTGCACATTCCATAATATCATGGGACTGTCAACGTGTCAAGCATTTTTTGCTTGTATTTTCCAAGAAAATGTGTTATACTATTGCAGATAGGCCCAATTTTACAAAATGAACTATTGGAGGTATTCCCGGTGAGCACATTTTTAAACGTATTATTAGTGATTCTTTTCATCGCAGCCGTGGCTCTGGCAATCCTTTATTTTCTCGGAAGAAAGCTGGAAAAGCGTCAGGTGGAACAGCAGCAGGCATTGGAAGCTGCGGCACAGTCCGTATCCATGCTGGTAATCGATAAAAAGAAGATGAAGCTAAAGGATGCAGGGCTTCCTAAGATCGTGTACGAACAAACCCCATGGTATATGCGCCGTACAAAGCTGCCCATTGTAAAGGCAAAGGTTGGCCCAAAGGTTATGACACTGATCGCTGACGCCAAGGTATTCGACGTGCTTCCGGTCAAAACAGAAGCTAAGGTTGTGGTAAGCGGTATCTACATAACCGAGATCAAGAGCCTTCGCGGCAAAGCGGTTCCTCCGGCGCCAAAAAAGAAGAAATTCCTGGACAGGTTTAAAAAGGGCGGTAAGTAAGATATCTGGTTTCTGTATTTACGAATACATCAATACCCGATTTTTAGAAAATGATCTGTATCATAATAAGATCTGTGCAGAATGCCGGAGCGCGATTATAATCGCACTTCGGCATTTTTTGTTAATAAAAATAGAGTTTTCGGTTATGAGATATTATTTTGTCAGTTCTTTGCAGAAAATGGGTTCATGAAAAAGACCTGTCCTGCTTCCTTATATATTAGGAAGAAGTACCGATTGCAATAAGGCCTTTATGAGCATTTATATAATTGCTATTATTTAAAAATTTTTATCAATATCATCCTGTTAATGATATAAAAATATAGATTGCGAGTTTCTTTCAATTTAGTCTTAATCTCACATTAATCTCAATTTAAAAACATATTTTTGGTTAATATAACTACAACAGTTGTTTTCAATTAAATTTTAAAAAACCTATTGACAAACTCATTTTTATAATATACAATTAAGCCACAAGATAGTTAGTTAAAACTAACCAACTATATGATAACCTTTACCAGATAAATTAGCAACGAAAGGAGAATTACTATGTTTAATCAAATACAATTACCCTACGCATATAACGCTTTAGAACCCTACATCGATGCTCTCACAATGGAGACCCATTATTCCAAACATCATGCAGCTTACACCAAAAACTTAAATGACGCTGCTCAGAAGGCCGGTGTTGCAGATAAAGAAATCACCTCCCTGCTCTCTTCTCTGGACAGCATATCCGATGAAGCTCTCAGAAAGGCCATCCGCAACAATGGTGGCGGCTTCTACAATCATAACCTGTATTTTTCAACCATGAGCCCTGACGGCGGCGGAGAACCTGAAGGCCCCCTCAAAGATGCCCTGGAAAAAGCTTTTGGCAGCTTTTCCGACTTTCAGAATCAGTTGAGCGGTCTGGCTGCCGGCCAGTTTGGGTCCGGATGGGGCTGGCTGTCGGCAAACCGGGATGGCAGGCTGGTTCTTTCCGCCAGTGCTAATCAGGACAATCCCCTCATGGAAGGCAAAGGTTTTGTTCCTATTCTGGGCATTGATGTTTGGGAACATGCCTACTATCTGAAATATAAGAATCTCAGAGCTGACTATATTAAAGCATTTTTCAATGTGATTGATTGGAAAGCTGTTGCTTCAAACTATGAAAATATAATAAACAACTAAGAAAAGGAGAAATATAATGAGCAAAAATTTATTTGAAAAACTTAATGAGTATTTGGCCAACCAGCAGGTCATGTATATCAAACTTCATAACCTGCACTGGTATGTGAAGGGTCGCAGTTTCTTTACACTCCATGCAAAGCTGGAGGAATTATATGACCAGACCGCCCAGATCATGGATGAGGTTGCGGAGCGGCTGCTGGCTTTGGGCGGTTCCCCTGTTGCCAGCTTAAAAAAGGCACTGGCTCTCACTTCCGTCAAGGAACTGGAGGATGTTCCTATTTCCTCAGATGAAACCATTAACAGCCTGATTTCGGATGTGGAATATTGGATCCGGGATACAAAGGAAATCGTTAAGCTGGCCGAGGATAATGACGATGGAGCAACCGCAGATCAATTTAACGGTTATCTGGCCGAATACCAGAAGCTTTTGTGGATGCTGAAGTCATATATCAGCTAAATCTTCATAAATCTGAAAATAAAATGCCGCTTCCTAATGTAATTATTTAGGAAGCGGCATTTTTACATTGGATTTCTCATAAAAGAGGGGCCGCTGCCCCAGGTTGATTCCTCAACAATGGTACAGCGGCCCTTGTAAGGCAACTGAAATTATTTCATTCAATAATGAATTAATTCTCTACAAATACATTTTCGATTATCTTGCTGCTGCTAACTTTATAGCAACGGTCATCTCCGTCTTTTGCTTTGGTCTTGCCCTTCTGAACTGTACCAGATGTGTTAACTAATCTGTATTTTGTCTCTACAATACCCTTTTCAGTTTCTGCTTTTTTATCTTTAGCATCAAATTTATAGAATTCGGCAAATGACTTGTCGTTTACTTTCTCAGCTTTGACATCATCCAGGAACTTCTCTGTTGTCAGAAGCTTAATTTCTGTATATTCTCCATTGACTGTTGTAGCCTTGACTACAGAATATTTATCGTCCTTATCAGCCTTTAACAGCATACCTCCAAGGTAATACTTGTCATCATCTACCCCAAATTTACCCTGGCCTTTTGTGCTTCCGGACTTATTGAATAAGAACTGGAAATTATCTCCATCAATGCTAACATTCTGCTTGCCGGTCTTCATAGCACCGTCATTTTCGCCGCCAAAATAGTACATCCTGTATTCTGCTTCCGTGTACAGGCCAGATACATTTTCTTTGAATTCATCTTCTGTATCAAAGTTGTAGTCAGCTAAGTCGTCATCACCTGCAACATATTCAATGTCCGTTGTGCTGTTTCCAACAAACTTAATAGCAACCAGGCCATCCTTCATTACACCATAGGAATCAAACGCATATTTCTTTCCATTAATGGTCTTGATTTCAGATGCAACTAATTTACCATCCTTATCAGCATAGTACCAGTTGTTTTCATCATCATCATAATCATCTTTGTTCAGATAAGAATCAGGCACAACCTGGAACCAACCCTTGGTTACTCTGGCGCCATCTTCCGGGCTTCCATAATATCTGAACCCTCTTGTATATACAGCATTACCCTGGCTGGTAGTAGCAGTGCTGTTTGTTGCTACCGTCTCAGTAGGACTAGCCGACCAGTTAACCCATTCAGCATTCATACGGCCATCTACATCAAAGCTGTATTTTCTGCCGTTAATGGTCTTACCGTTTTCATCCGTCATCTTCTTACCGTTGGTTTTAAAATAGAACCAACGTGTCTGGTCTTCATCATCGAATAAGTTATCGCTGGAAACACCAGGATCATGCACGCCATCATAGCTATTATCAACGATATCCAGATACTCCCACTGTCCAACTCTCTGGGCGCCATCATTTTCATCACCGCAATAATAAAGACCGTCACGCCACTTGTCATCACCAGTTACTCTATCTCCGCTGTCATCAATCCAACCATACAGCATCTTTGCTTCATCATCAAAGATATATTTCTTTCCGTTAATTGTCTTGAAAGAAGCAGTGTTTCCGGTACTAGAGCTCTTATAAGCTCTTCCGTTAGATCCAAAGTAATACCAGTGATTCAGCGGTTCTTCATCATCATCATCGCCGCCGTCATAATCGTCATTCTCAACGGAAACCCACTTATTGGCTACCATAGCACCATTCTCATCTACATAATAGTAGTTGTCATTGTACTCAACAACCATATCGGTAGCCATCTCGCCATCTTCATTAAGATAGAACCAGTTATCTCCTGATTTCTCCCACTTCTCTGTCTCTAAGTCGCCGCTCTTACTGTAGTACACCCATGTACCATTTTCTTCCTGCCAGCCGGTTGCTGCGAAAGAGGACATGGAAGCACCTAAAGCCAGCAGTGCTGCTGTGGATAATACAGCAACTAATTTTGTCTGCTTTCTCATAATTAATGCACTCTCCTTTTTTTCTTTTTGAAATACTCTTCGAAATTCCTAATTGCATTACGAGGTAATTATACTTCTAATATTGGAAATTATCGTAAGCAACATGTACTTTACATGCATTTATTCACTATTTAATGCAGTTTTTTCGAAATTTTCTTGATTTTTTTCTACGTAACATATATACTTATATAAAACTGTTTTTGCATCATTAAACAAGGAGGAAAAAGATATGATAAAAGAAGAAACTGTAACCGGTTCAGAAGCAGAAAATAAAAGTGTCGTCGAGCAAAGCCTTGATGATTTTCAAAGCTATCTGGAATTTAACAACATGTCCTCTAATACCATTCATGTGTATTTATTCGCAGTAAAACAATTTCTTGGTTTATATCATGTGATCAGCCATGATAATCTCATGCTTTATAAATGTTACCTTATGGAACATTATAAGCCCCAGACAGTCAACTTAAGAATCAGAGCTCTTAATTGTTACACAGAGTCTTTACAGCTTTCTTCCTCCAAAATGCTGATGATACGAGTCCAACAGAAAACATTTCTGGAAAACGTTATCAGCCAGGCAGATTACGAATACTTAAAAAAATGTCTGATACGTTCCGGAAACATGCTGTATTATTTTGTCATACGTTTTATGGCAGCCACAGGCGTCCGGGTCAGCGAGCTGGTCCAGATCAAGGTAGAGCACGTAAAACGCGGTTATATGGATATTTACTCCAAGGATAATAAAATAAGAAGAATCTACATACCAAAAAGCCTCCGTGAGGATGCGATGAAATGGCTGCGGCAGATTGACCGGGTGAGCGGATACGTGTTTTTAAACCGCTACGGTGATCCCATTACACCTGCCGGAATCCGGGGCCAGCTTAAAAAATTTACCGTCCTATATGATCTGGATCCAAAAGTGGTTTATCCTCATTCCTTCCGTCACCGTTTTGCAAAGAATTTTATTGAAACCTGCGGGGATATTTCCATGCTTTCCGATATTTTAGGGCATGAAAGCATTGAAACCACAAGAATCTATCTTCATCGAAGCAGCACGGAACAAAAACAGATTGTTAATCAAATTGTGAATTGGTAGGATATTATGTTAAATGAAGAATTGCTGAATGATTTTAAGAAATTTTTGAAGAAAAAGAATTTATCAAGTAATACCATTACGGCCTATGCGGGCAGCGTCCGACTTTTTTTTAGCATGTATAAAGAAATCACACCGGAGAGCCTTCAGCATTATAAAAGCTACCTGATCACCCGCTACCGGCCTGCAACAGTCAACCAGCGGATCTATGCCATGAATCACTTTTCCCGCTTTTTGGCAGAAACTAATGGAGAGGAATATATTTTAGTCGCCTCTTACCATCTGCCTTCCGTGAAAGTCCAGCAAAAGACATTTCTGGATACTGTTATTTCAAATGAAGATTATGAGCTGTTTAAAACGAAATTAAAAGAAGAGAAAAATTATTTCTGGTATTTTATCGTCCGCTTTCTGGCAGCAACAGGCGCCAGGGTCAGTGAACTGATCCAGATCAAGGTGGAGCATTTAAACCTGGGATATCTGGACCTTTATTCCAAGGGCGGAAAGGTGCGCCGCATTTATTTCCCGGATTCTTTATGCAAAGAGGCACTGGAATGGTGCCACGGCATGGGCAAGAAAAGCGGTTTCCTCTTTTTAAATAAAGAAGGACGGCTGATCACCCCACGGGGGATCAATTTTCAGCTAAAGCATCTGGCCAAACGCTATGGGATAGATCCTGATACCGTCTATCCCCATTCCTTCCGCCACCGTTTTGCCAAAAACTTTTTGGCCTGCTTTAACGATATTTCTCTTTTAGCGGATTTAATGGGACATGAAAGCATTGAGACTACAAGAATTTATCTCACCCGTTCCAGCCAGGAGCAGCAGCAGATTCTCGACGAAATTATCACATGGTAGACAATTTTTTAGCTTTCTTATTTATTTTTACAGATTTTTACAGTATAATCTCGAAAAGGAGGATAATATACCATGATAATTTCATTTCGTTTTAGAAACTTCCGTTCCTTTCTGGATGAAACTTTTATTGATATGAAGGCAGTTAATTACAAGGAACACCCAAACCACCTGGTAATGTCAGGAAACAAAAAACTGATCAAGACTCTGGCTATATACGGAGCAAACTCCAGCGGGAAAACCAATCTTTTTCTCGCTTTTGCCAGTTTTCATTCTTTTATTTTCTGGCAGCTCTTTTCAATGGAGGACATTCCCAGGAAACATTTTATGTCGCTGCTGCAGATCAGCTCTTTGGACAAAATCCTTCCATTCCTGGAGGAGGACTCCAATTCCCAGCCCACGGAAATGGAACTTTCCTTTATCAGCGGGGAGCGGGTCTATGAATACGGCTTTTCTGTCCTCAAAGGGAAAATTCTCTCGGAAAATCTGGCAGTGGATAACCATGTGGTATACACACGTAATGCCGATGAGATTACCATTGGACGCCAGTACGAAAAAGTTTTACGTCAAAAGGCAGGAATCCTCCCTCGCGAGGATCGGTTATTCTGTTCTATTTTATCATGCCTGGATATACCCGAAATCACCGCATTCATGGAACCTTTTGAAACCTTTTTTTCGAAGCAGATCGCTTATTACTGTGATTTCCTTGAACCATTCCAGCTTGCAGGTCATCTGATCATGGATGGAAGGGCATACAAAGCCCTCGAAAACCCGGAGGCCCTTAATTATGCATTGGCACAGCTAAGAAAGCTTGGAATCCCGGCTGTAGAATTTATTGTTGAAAAGGGACTTCCTAAGCTTGGATACCAGGTAAAATCCCGGGAAACCGGCCAGTTCCAGATACACTATAGGGACTACACAAAGGTTTCCATGGGCACAATGAAATACCTTCAATTTTTTATACAGGTTTATCATCTGTCCCAAAAAGGTGGTGGTATTCTGATTATTGATAACATATCAAATGAATTTCATCCGACTGTTACAAAATTCTTTATTGATACTTTTCAGCAGGATAAAAACTCAAACATACAGATTATTTTCACGACCTATGATATCTCCATATTAAATAATCAGCAGTTCCGCCGGGATGAAGTAGCTTTTGTGGATATGAACGAATATCAGGAGTCCAGGCTATACACCTTAGCAGACATAAAAGTCCGGTCTGATGCCAGCTTTTCCAAGGACTATCTTTTAGGCAAATATGGGGCAATTCCGCTTCTTAAAGAATGTATTTTCTAAAATAACTGAAAAAGGCATACTGCCAATGGTGATATGATACCTCCAAAGTATTAGTTTTTATATTTAAACTGTATACTTTGGAGGTATCATGTCAATGGCATATGTCTTTTTTAATTTAAAAGGCGAATATCCGCTGTGGCTTTGGAATGAATATCCAACACAATATTGCATTCCGATACATGCTGGTAATTGATATCAAGGGAATAGGCCACCCGCACCTTTAAGCGGTCCTCTTCCTCATTAATCTGGATATCCTTTGTGTTGATCCCGATCATCAGTTCTCCAAAAGGCGTGGCATAGCAGGACATATTTTTTTTATCCTTTTCAAATGTCATGTGAACGCTGGAGCTTCCGCGTTTGATGATATCCAGTCCGGACCCGTGGATCTTAATGGTGTTCTTGGTCACTCCCCCTGTGTCCTCCTGGATCTCGTCATACAGGATATAGTGATTGCCATTTTTCAGGAAATAATCGCCGGCTGTTATCATCTCAACCGAATTGCTGTCATCTTCTGCAATCTGCATCCCCCTGATACTGATGAGAACATCTCTTGTCATAGTAAGAACTCCTTTAGTAATCCTCAATGTTGATTTGTTTTGTCTCTTTCACCTGTCCCGGAAGAATCGAAGCGGCAAAGCTGCTAAACTTCTCTGCCAGGTCACTGACATAGAAACGGTACTTTTCCAGATCACTGCTTTCCTGCCCGCATAAAAGGCCGTTTTCTTCCAAAACCTGCTTTAACTCCAAGGCAGTTTCATAGGCAGGATTTACCAATGTCACCTCCGGCCCCATAAGTCTTCCCACGGTGGAACGTAAAAGGGGGTAATGGGTACAGCCCAGTACCAGTGTGTCAATATATTTTCCTTTTAATTCACTTAAATATCTGGAAGCGATCTCATCAGTAACGGAATCGTGCAATAACCCTTCTTCCACCAGAGGTACCAGAAGAGGGCATGGCTTTCCGGTCACTTCAATATCCTCTTTCATTTCCTTCATCACTCTGGTATATACTCCGCTCCGTATGGTGCCTTCGGTTCCAATGATACCGATCTTCCCGTTTTTGGTGGCCTCTACGGCGGTTCTGGCCCCTGCATGGATCACACCAAGAATGGGAATGTCCACTTCCTTTTCCACAGCCTCAAGAGCGCAGGCAGTGGCCGTATTGCAGGCTATCACGATTGCTTTCACATCCTGGGTCATGAGAAAACGGATGATCTGTCTGGTAAAACGGACCACCGTGCTGCAGGATTTACTGCCATAGGGCACTCTTGCCGTATCAC
The nucleotide sequence above comes from Lacrimispora sp. BS-2. Encoded proteins:
- a CDS encoding DNA-directed RNA polymerase subunit beta, with translation MEKSRMRPVPAGKSLRMSFSRQKEVLEMPNLIEIQKNSYQWFLDEGLKEVFEDISPIADFAGHLSLEFVNFTLCKDDIKYTIEECKERDATYAAPLKVKVRLCNKDKDEINEHEIFMGDLPLMTDTGSFVINGAERVIVSQLVRSPGIYYGIEHDKVGKELYACTVIPNRGAWLEYETDSNDIFYVRVDRTRKVPVTVLIRALGFGTNAEIIELFGEEPKLLASFGKDTSDNYQDGLLELYKKIRPGEPLSVDSAESLLNSMFFDPRRYDLAKVGRYKFNKKLHFKNRITGHVLAEDVVDTTTGEILAEAGTTVDKQLATDIQNAAVPFVWLEGVERKQKVLSNLMVDLASFVNFDPKEAGITELVFYPALEKILAEAGSEDEETLKKALHRNINELIPKHITKEDILASINYNMHLEEEVGAADDIDHLGNRRIRAVGELLQNQYRIGLSRMERVVRERMTTQDMDGITPQSLINIKPVTAAVKEFFGSSQLSQFMDQNNPLAELTHKRRLSALGPGGLSRDRAGFEVRDVHYTHYGRMCPIETPEGPNIGLINSLATYARVNQYGFVEAPYRVVDKTNAQNPVVTDEVVYLTADEEDNFVVAQANEPLDDEGHFIHKNISGRFREETSEFQRKNIDLMDVSPKMVFSVATAMIPFLENDDANRALMGSNMQRQAVPLLTTETPVVGTGMESKAAVDSGVCVVAKNSGVVERSASNEIIIKRDSDGGKDVYRLTKFKRSNQSNCYNQKPIVFKNNHVEKGEVIADGPSTQNGEIALGKNPLIGFMTWEGYNYEDAVLLSEKLVQEDVYTSVHIEEYEAEARDTKLGPEEITRDVPGVGEDALKDLDERGIIRIGAEVRAGDILVGKVTPKGETELTAEERLLRAIFGEKAREVRDTSLKVPHGAYGIIVDAKVFTRENGDELSPGVNQTVRIYIAQKRKISVGDKMAGRHGNKGVVSRVLPVEDMPFLPNGRPLDIVLNPLGVPSRMNIGQVLEIHLSLAARALGFNVSTPVFDGANEIDIMDTLDVANDYVNMEWEDFQEKYKETLKPEVIDYLGDHLDHKELWKGVPLNRDGKVRLRDGRTGEYFDSPVTIGHMHYLKLHHLVDDKIHARSTGPYSLVTQQPLGGKAQFGGQRFGEMEVWALEAYGASYTLQEIMTVKSDDVVGRVKTYEAIIKGDNIPEPGIPESFKVLLKELQSLALDVRVLRDDNTEVQIAESTEYEETDLRSIIEGDRRYRDEESFGSYGYQKQEFKDAELVAVEEEEVEEVEEVEDVEADGIDDSFEEFDDAEFEDSDEE
- a CDS encoding superoxide dismutase; this encodes MFNQIQLPYAYNALEPYIDALTMETHYSKHHAAYTKNLNDAAQKAGVADKEITSLLSSLDSISDEALRKAIRNNGGGFYNHNLYFSTMSPDGGGEPEGPLKDALEKAFGSFSDFQNQLSGLAAGQFGSGWGWLSANRDGRLVLSASANQDNPLMEGKGFVPILGIDVWEHAYYLKYKNLRADYIKAFFNVIDWKAVASNYENIINN
- a CDS encoding DNA starvation/stationary phase protection protein — encoded protein: MSKNLFEKLNEYLANQQVMYIKLHNLHWYVKGRSFFTLHAKLEELYDQTAQIMDEVAERLLALGGSPVASLKKALALTSVKELEDVPISSDETINSLISDVEYWIRDTKEIVKLAEDNDDGATADQFNGYLAEYQKLLWMLKSYIS
- a CDS encoding cell wall-binding protein, which codes for MRKQTKLVAVLSTAALLALGASMSSFAATGWQEENGTWVYYSKSGDLETEKWEKSGDNWFYLNEDGEMATDMVVEYNDNYYYVDENGAMVANKWVSVENDDYDGGDDDDEEPLNHWYYFGSNGRAYKSSSTGNTASFKTINGKKYIFDDEAKMLYGWIDDSGDRVTGDDKWRDGLYYCGDENDGAQRVGQWEYLDIVDNSYDGVHDPGVSSDNLFDDEDQTRWFYFKTNGKKMTDENGKTINGRKYSFDVDGRMNAEWVNWSASPTETVATNSTATTSQGNAVYTRGFRYYGSPEDGARVTKGWFQVVPDSYLNKDDYDDDENNWYYADKDGKLVASEIKTINGKKYAFDSYGVMKDGLVAIKFVGNSTTDIEYVAGDDDLADYNFDTEDEFKENVSGLYTEAEYRMYYFGGENDGAMKTGKQNVSIDGDNFQFLFNKSGSTKGQGKFGVDDDKYYLGGMLLKADKDDKYSVVKATTVNGEYTEIKLLTTEKFLDDVKAEKVNDKSFAEFYKFDAKDKKAETEKGIVETKYRLVNTSGTVQKGKTKAKDGDDRCYKVSSSKIIENVFVEN
- a CDS encoding tyrosine-type recombinase/integrase; the protein is MIKEETVTGSEAENKSVVEQSLDDFQSYLEFNNMSSNTIHVYLFAVKQFLGLYHVISHDNLMLYKCYLMEHYKPQTVNLRIRALNCYTESLQLSSSKMLMIRVQQKTFLENVISQADYEYLKKCLIRSGNMLYYFVIRFMAATGVRVSELVQIKVEHVKRGYMDIYSKDNKIRRIYIPKSLREDAMKWLRQIDRVSGYVFLNRYGDPITPAGIRGQLKKFTVLYDLDPKVVYPHSFRHRFAKNFIETCGDISMLSDILGHESIETTRIYLHRSSTEQKQIVNQIVNW
- a CDS encoding tyrosine-type recombinase/integrase, with the translated sequence MLNEELLNDFKKFLKKKNLSSNTITAYAGSVRLFFSMYKEITPESLQHYKSYLITRYRPATVNQRIYAMNHFSRFLAETNGEEYILVASYHLPSVKVQQKTFLDTVISNEDYELFKTKLKEEKNYFWYFIVRFLAATGARVSELIQIKVEHLNLGYLDLYSKGGKVRRIYFPDSLCKEALEWCHGMGKKSGFLFLNKEGRLITPRGINFQLKHLAKRYGIDPDTVYPHSFRHRFAKNFLACFNDISLLADLMGHESIETTRIYLTRSSQEQQQILDEIITW
- a CDS encoding ATP-binding protein, giving the protein MIISFRFRNFRSFLDETFIDMKAVNYKEHPNHLVMSGNKKLIKTLAIYGANSSGKTNLFLAFASFHSFIFWQLFSMEDIPRKHFMSLLQISSLDKILPFLEEDSNSQPTEMELSFISGERVYEYGFSVLKGKILSENLAVDNHVVYTRNADEITIGRQYEKVLRQKAGILPREDRLFCSILSCLDIPEITAFMEPFETFFSKQIAYYCDFLEPFQLAGHLIMDGRAYKALENPEALNYALAQLRKLGIPAVEFIVEKGLPKLGYQVKSRETGQFQIHYRDYTKVSMGTMKYLQFFIQVYHLSQKGGGILIIDNISNEFHPTVTKFFIDTFQQDKNSNIQIIFTTYDISILNNQQFRRDEVAFVDMNEYQESRLYTLADIKVRSDASFSKDYLLGKYGAIPLLKECIF
- a CDS encoding DUF1934 domain-containing protein, translated to MTRDVLISIRGMQIAEDDSNSVEMITAGDYFLKNGNHYILYDEIQEDTGGVTKNTIKIHGSGLDIIKRGSSSVHMTFEKDKKNMSCYATPFGELMIGINTKDIQINEEEDRLKVRVAYSLDINYQHVSECNIVLDIHSKATADIRLLN
- the murI gene encoding glutamate racemase, translating into MADRNSPIGVFDSGVGGLTVAREIMRQMPDERIVYFGDTARVPYGSKSCSTVVRFTRQIIRFLMTQDVKAIVIACNTATACALEAVEKEVDIPILGVIHAGARTAVEATKNGKIGIIGTEGTIRSGVYTRVMKEMKEDIEVTGKPCPLLVPLVEEGLLHDSVTDEIASRYLSELKGKYIDTLVLGCTHYPLLRSTVGRLMGPEVTLVNPAYETALELKQVLEENGLLCGQESSDLEKYRFYVSDLAEKFSSFAASILPGQVKETKQINIEDY